CAGATGGTAGACGAGGCGAATGAAAAAGTTGGAGCAAAAGCTTTAAATCTTATAAAAATGAAAAGAAAAAATTTACCGATTCCAGACGGGTTTGTTATTCAAACAGAAGCTTTAAAACGATATATCGAATGGAATGAGATTAATCGTCAAACGGATAATATACACGAGAGAATTTTGCACGGGGAAATTCCTATTGAAATTGAAACGGATCTCATAGAGGCATTTCAAAATCTAAAAAGCTCTTATACGTCAGTAGCTGTTCGTTCATCATCTGGTGCTGAAGATTTAGAAGGTGCATCTTTTGCTGGACAGTATGAAACCTATCTTAATGTGAAAAGTACCGAGGATTTTTTAAGTAAAGTGAGAGCATGCTGGGCTTCATTTTTTACTGAAAGAGTCGAACAATATACTCAAAGTATGTATGCTGATTTTGATGAAATTTCAATGGCAGTTGTTGTTCAAGGATTAATTCAGTCCGAAGTATCGGGAGTAATATTTAGTCAAAATCCTGTTAATCATAATACGAAAGAAATTATGATTAATGCTAGCTACGGACTAGGAGAAGCAATTGTATCAGGCCTAGTAACACCTGATGTTTACCTAGTTAATAAACAAACCTTTGAGGTAGAGAAAGAAAAAGGGCTAAAAGAAGTAAAAATAATTCCACTTGTTGAAGGTGTTGAAGAAATCGAAACAACGGAAGCCGAGCAGCAAAGATTTTGTTTAACAAACGAGAAAATTATTGAATTGGCCGAAATAACAAAAGAGGTAGAAGCTCTTTATCAACATCCCGTAGATATAGAGTTTGGTATTCAAAACAATCAAGTATATCTATTACAGGCAAGAGCCATTACAACATTAGCAGAGGATAATAAATTAACGCCTTTCCAAAAAGATATATTTTTAAGTTTTGACGACATGGAGGAATTTTGGATATTAAATGATACAAGTTTTTCCCATGCTGTTAGTCCTTTGTATGCTTCATTTATTATTCCAGCATTTTCTGAAGGAACAGCTTCTAGTTTTAAAAAGTTAAAGTTTATATTTGATAGAATTAATTTAAAAGTTTATAAAGGGCATATCTACACAAGAACGGAGCCTTTTAAAGGAGATTCTAATAAGAGAATCCAGGAACATAAAGAATTGATGGAAATTATTTATCCAGTCTTAACAAAACGAATGAACCACATTATTAATGAACAATTCTTACCTTACTATAACAAGTTAGATAGCTTTACCAAGGAAAATCTAAACCTTCGGAGGGGAAAAGAAATCCTTCAAAATTTGACTGATTTCTATAAAATCGCATATGATCTGCATTTTGATATTGTTATGCCTCAAATGTCTTTAAATACTATAGTTGAAGAATACTATAAAAACCTTACAAACAGGGAGTCTGGGCATGATGTTTATGAGCTGTTGACCGGAAAAATGAACAAATCGTTGGAAACTGACCAACAGCTTTCTAGACTTGCTTTAACAGTGAAAAGAGATAGTGAACTTACTGAAATTTTTCAAGAAGAATGTACAGAAAATTTATTAAAGAAGTTAGGGGAAAATAAAGCTGGAAAAAGCTTTGTGACTGAATTAGATACTTTCTTAAAACAGTTTGGATATCGAAGCGTTATAAGTCACGATTTTGTAGGAGAAATTTGGCTAGAGAATCCCCTTCACGCATTATCCATTATTCAAGGATATGTTAAGGACAGTTATAACTTTGATGAGAACTTTGAACAGACAGTAAAAAAACGTGAACAGAACTATAAGGAATTTCTGGCACAGATAGAGGATAGCAAACATAAAGAAGAATTTAAAAAATATTATGAGTGGGCATTAGATGCATCCGTTATAAGAGATGACCATCATTTTTATATCGATGCAATGTTGGATGCAAAAGCTCGTTTATTCCTACTCAAACTAGGTCATCTACTAGTTAATCATCAAGTTTTTCTAGTGAAAGAAGATATTTTCTTCTTATATCTTGATGAACTAGAGTCTCTTTTGGAAAATCCAGTAGACATGACCAAATTAATTGAGAAACGTAAAGAAGAACAGGTAGAACATGAGCAAACGTCTAATTTGCCTAGATATTTCGGAACCCCTGAACCAACTCAACTGAAAGAAGCTGAGAAATATATGGGAGCTATTGAGGAGAATGACGCTAACAGCGAAAATTCTATTAAAGGATTAGCCTCTTCCTCAGGAACCTATACCGGAAAAGTAAAAGTTATTTCAACTACGAAGGAATTTTACAAGCTAGAAAAAGGGGATGTTTTAGTATGTAAAACCACCACTCCACTTTGGACTACTTTATTTCAAACTGCGGGGGCTGTTATTACTGACGCCGGAGGTATTCTTTCTCATTCGGCAATAATTGCACGTGAATATGAAATTCCTGCAGTGGTTGGTACGAAAATAAGTACGAATAAGTTAAAAGATGGTGATATGGTTACGGTAGATGGTACGAATGGAATTGTAACTCTTTTAACTGAATAGATGATGCTATTCACTTCCATTTGACAACCGCTATTTTTCCTTTATATACTGCCTAATGGAAAGTAAAGACTTACATTCAGGAAGCATAAAGGATGATTAACATGAAAAAAGATGAAACAAAAAACAAGATAACAAAGGCTACAATAGAGCTGCTTAAAGAAAAAGGCTATAAAGGTACTACTACTAGAGAAATTGCAGAACAAGCTGGAGTCAATGAATTGACGGTTTTTCGCCACTTTGGCAATAAAGAAGGCATCATTCAAGCTATTGTCCAGACAACGAGCTTTTCACTTGAGATTTTTGACAAATCGATTGAATGGAAACTTGAAAAAGATTTGATGAATTTTGGTTACTTGTTACTAAAAGACTTTGATAATAACCGAGACATGATTTCAATCACTTTAAAAGACCCTCTAATTTTCTCTCGAGCACATGAAGAAATTATAAAGAAGATTAATGATACGAAAAAAATACTAAAAGAATACTTTGAAGAAATGCAAAGGAAAGGTTACATCAAAGAATTAGATTCTTGTACACAAGCAGAGATTTTTCTAAGTACGTATTGGGGATATTTTATGTATAAACTAAATTTTGGAGACAAAGCCTTACATGCAGATTATCAAGATATGATAAAAAACAGTGTAAAAACGTTTATAAAAGGAATTTCTCTTCATTAAAAGGAGGCAATAATGTTTGGGTAAACATAAAGAGCTTATCTTGATTATTTCATTACTAATTGGGACATTTCTTGTACCAATAAATTCGACAATGATTGCCGTTGCTTTATCAACCATATCAGCTCATTTCAATGAACCGCTTGCAAATATTTCTTGGGTAGTAACTATTTATTTAATTGTAATGGCTGTTACTCAGCCTATCGCTGGAAAGCTAGGAGATCTATATGGAAACAAAAATATCTATTTATGGGGCGTAGTATTCTTTCTTATAGCATCTTTAGGCTGTATATTTTCAACTAATCTCATTTCCCTTATTATTTTTCGATCACTGCAGGCAGTAGGAGGAGCTTTACTTACTCCCAACACGATAGCAATCATTAGATATGTTGTACCAAAAGAACGGCTCCCTAAAATTTTAGGTATATTTGGAATGGGGATGGGCTTGGGTGCTGCAATTGGACCATTACTAGGATCTATACTACTTGAAAACTTCAGCTTGGAAGCTATATTCTGGGTAAATGTTCCGTTTCTTTTCTTAGCTTTAGTTAGTGGAATAGTTATGATTCCTAAATTTAATTTTAAAAGGCAAGCAAGTACTTTAGATATTCAAGGTTCCATTTATTTAGCAATTAGCATTTCTTTTTTAATTTTATTAACACACGGTATGGAATTTACTAAGGCTTTAATAATGGGAATAATATTTATTCTATCTTCAATCTTGTTTATCAAAAGAGAAAATACGGCAGAAAACCCAATTATCGATTTTTCTTTATTTAAAAATTCCACCTTTACAAGCGCTAATTTATCTATTATGCTTAGCAATTTTGTTATGTATGTGATTTTATTAATTATGCCTCTACTGATGAAGTCTCAATTTCACTTGTCTACAGCACACACAGGTATTGTTTTATCGATTTTTTCAATTTCAATGTCTTTAAGCGGGTGGATAGGAGGATTACTAAACAATAAGTTTAGTTCTAAAAAAGTTATAGGATTTTCTTTTGGTATGATCATTTTCTCTAATATTCTCTTTTTATCCTTAGAGAACGTTGGGTCTATTCTTTTTCTTATAGTGGCTTTAATTGTTGGTGGTTTTTCTACGGGAGTAGGCTTAACAAGCATGCAGGTTGCCTCGCTTGACTCAGTAAGTAAAGAGCAGTCAGGCACAGCATCTGGCATTTACTCAACGTTTCGCTATTTCGGAAGTATTATTTCATCCACTCTTATTGCTCTCATTACTAATTATAACTATATCTTCATTATTTTAGGGGTATCAGGGATAGTAGGTTTACTAGTAGCTAGAAACATTAAATCCAGTAGCAAAGATGTAATAAGCAGCAATCATTCTAGTGCAAAAGCGTAGTTTTTTTGGTAACGCTGTCGGTTATATGTACGATTTACTAAGTAATCTATAAAAATAAGTAATGCTTCTGAAATAGAAGCATTACTTATTTTTTTTGCTTAGAGTCATAAACCATGTGATTAAAGAATGGTTATAGCTTAATTTACATACTCCACCTGAAAATCTGAGAGAAAAAGGAAGAGAAATTTATACATTTCTCTTCAAAAATTACTTCATTTCAAATAAAAAATTCAAATAATTCAATCTTGTTATTGACGAACTTGCGTTTCAGCTGTACACTTAAGTAACAAAGCTACTTAGTATACAAGTTACCTAGGTATACTGAATTATATTTTACTTGATATATGAGTTAAGAAAATAGCAAGTCATAATTTAATGAGGTGACTAAAAATGAAAGACATTAGTATTCAAGAATTAAAAGAAAAAGCTATTCAATTAAGAAAAACAGCTCTTACGATGATTTATGGAGCACAATCTGGCCATCCAGGAGGCTCACTTTCTGCAGCTGATATTATGGCAGCGCTTTATTTTAAAGAAATGAATGTTGACCCACATAACCCTAACTGGGAGGACCGCGATAGATTTGTACTTTCTAAAGGTCACGTTTGTCCTATTCAATATTCAGCTTTAGCTTTACGAGGATTTGTTCCTTACGAAACGATATACACATTAAGAGAATATGGTTCCCCGTTCCAAGGGCATCCAGATATGAAAAAGTGTAAAGGCATTGATATTTCAACAGGTTCTTTAGGACAAGGACTTTCTTGCGGAGTTGGAATGGCAATAGCAGGAAAACGAGATTTTAAAGACTATAGAGTTTTTGCTTTAGTAGGAGATGGAGAGTGTCAAGAAGGACAAATTTGGGAAGCTGCTCAAACGGCAGTTAAATATCAATTAGATAATTTAGTTGTGTTCGTGGATAATAATAGACTTCAAATTGATGGATTCTGTGATGAAATTATGCCTTTACAAGATTTAGAGAAAAAATTTGATGTGTTTGGTTTTGAAACGAAGCGAATTAATGGACACTCGATGGAAGAGATTGTAGAAACATTGGATGAAGTAAGAGTGGCGAAGAATGGAAAACCAAAATGTATCATTTGTGACACGGTAAAAGGTAAAGGAGTTTCTTTTATGGAGGATGTGGCTGATTGGCACGGGGTTGCTCCTAATGAAGAACAATATCATCAAGCAATGGAAGAAGTGGCAGGAGGTTTAAAATAATGAGCATAATGGAAAAAGATCTTACAGTAAAAAAAGCTACGAGAGAAGCCTTTGGAGATGAAATCGTAAAGTTAGGTAAAGAAAACAAAAATATTTATGTGATTGACGTGGATATTGCTAAATCTTGTAAAACAGTAAATTTTATAAAACAACTACCTGATCAGCATATTAATGTAGGGATTGCGGAGCAGAATGCAGCTGGGTTAGCAGCTGGTCTTGCTACAACCGGTAAAATTCCATTTGTAAGCACTTACGCAGTTTTTGGTTCGTTAAGAATGCTTGAACAAATCAGACAAGAAGTCTGTTACCCTAACTTAAATGTAAAGATTGCTTGCTCGCATGGCGGTCTAACTCCAGCTAATGATGGGGGGAGTCATCAAGCTATAGAAGATATGGGTGTATTAAGATCGGTTCCAAATATGACCGTCATTATGGGGGCTGACTATTATTCTACTAGGAAGTTAGTAGAGCAAGCTGCTAAGGTATATGGACCTGTCTATCTTCGCTTTACTCGCGATACTGTTCCAATTATTTATGATGAAAATGAAGAGTTTACAATTGGAAAGGCCAAGCAAATTAAGGATGGAAGCGATATAGCTATTATTGCCAATGGCGATACGGTACGACTCGCTTTAGAGGCAACTAGAGAATTAGAAAAACAAGGAATATCCGTAAAGCTACTAGATATGCATACTATTAAACCATTGGATCGAGAAGCAGTGGTCGATTGTTTAAATATCGGCAAAATTATTACAGTTGAAGATCATAATATTCTAAATGGTCTTGGCAGTGCGGTATGCGAAGTAGTTGCTGAAGAAGGGAAAGGTACAGTTCGACGAATTGGTGTACAGGATCAATTTGGACAATCCGCACCTTATGAAAAATTATTGGAGTTAAATGGAATAACTACAGAAAATATTATCAAAACGGCTAAAGAAATCATTTAAAACTAACTATATTAAATAGACAAAGCTAACAAGATGGGGGAAATATAACATGTTTGATTTAAAAGAGAAAGTAGCGATTATTACTGGCAGTGGTTCTAAAAAAGGTATTGGACGTACAATTGCCCTAACACTTGCGGAACAAGGAGCCGCAGTTGTTATAGCCGATATTAATTTTGATGGTGTACAAGATACAGTAAATGAAATAAGAGAAGCTGGCGGGAAAGCTTTAGGAGTAGAGTTAAATGTAACAAGTAAAGATTCTTGTGATGCCATGGTGAAGAGAACGCTTGAAGAATTCGGTAGAATTGATATTTTAGTTAATAATGCAGGAATTTCTCAAAAGGTTACAGTTCAAGATATGACGCTTGAAGACATCACAAAAGTGTTTAACGTCAATATGTTTGGTTTATTCTTGTGTACTCAAGCAGTATTGGAAACAATGAAAGACCAAAAGTATGGTCGTATTATCAGTCTTTCTTCTGTTTCAGCTAAAAGAGGTGGAGGAGTATTTGGTGGACCGCACTATTCGGCATCTAAAGCAGCAGTACTAGGCTTTTCAAAGAACTTAGCACGCGAAGTAGCACTAGATGGTATTACAGTTAACTGTGTAGCTCCCGGACTTGTTAATACAGAAATTTGGAAATCACTTCCCGAAGAAGATGCAAAGGCTGTGATCGATAGTATTCCTATGGGCAGACCAGGTGAAGTGAAAGAAATTGCGGCCACTATTGCCTTCTTAGCGTCAGAGGAAGCTTCCTATATTACAGGAGAGGAAATTGATATAAACGGTGGTTCACATATGGATTGATACTCAGGTTCGGTTCGTTAGAAAGGCATGCCACTTTGGTATGCCTTTCTAACTTTATCTAATGATAAACCTGTTATGATAGCAGTTAGGAACTGACTACATCAGCAAGTTTTTTGGAGGGAAAAGGGATAGGCTGGTTGCCCCTAAAAATAGAACAGTATATAATAAATTATGTCTACTTAATTATGAATAAAATGAGCTAATAATTATAGAGAGAAGTGATTTCTATTAGTTTTAATCCAGTTTCCAACAACAAATTATATATTCAAATTTATAATCAAATTCTTTCTGAAATTCAATCTGGGGCGTTTCAAGTAGGAGATAAACTTCCTGCTGAAAGGGAGCTATGTGAACAATTTGGTGTAAGTCGTGTGCCCATCAGACAAGCCCTTAGCGCACTGGAGTTAAACGGTTTTATTTATTCTCGTCAAGGAGAAGGCGTCTATGTGAAAGAATTTCAATCAGAGACTCAAAATTCTCAATCCACATTTTTAATGGAATCCGCCTCCCCTGAAGATATTGTTGAAGCAAGAATGAACATAGAGCCTCTTATTGTGCGATTTGCAGCTTTGAGAGCTACAGAAGAAGATCTTAGGGAACTGCGTGCAACGATTAATAAGATGGAGGAAGAAACGAACGCAGGGGTTTATGTGCCAGAAACGGATGAAGCACTACATAACGGTATAGCAAAGGCTTCTCATAATGATTTATTCATTAGTATTATGGCAGCGATTAGCAATGCGATGAAACAGCAGAAAATGTGGAAGTTTATAAGAGATAGAACAGTAACGAGACCTGACTATAGAGAAGTTAATTTTAATGAGCATAAATTACTTATTAATGCAATTGAACAACATAATGAAGAAGAAGCCGTGAGAATTATGAATTTTCACATGCAAAATTTATACGATCGTTATTGGAAAGCTTAATTCCCATTAATTTTTTAGCAGAGGAATACCAAATATAAAGTTAAAAGGCAGCTAAAGTGTAGCTGCCTTTTTGCTGTTGAAAAGACAGCATAAAATGAGTATTATTAAGCATTTTTCCATAAAAACAAAACATGTATTCTTCTAGTATTTTAATAGATTTCAGAAAATATTTAATTTAATAATTATATTGACAACTATTAGGTATGTAAGTACACTGTTTATATAAGGTAACTTAGTATACAAGTGGCTAAATCTATTAGACGGAGGTAATGTAAATCTTCAAATTTATTATTCTTTACAGATCGATATTCTTTTGAAGAGATTAGCAGAAGAGTTCGAAAATGTAAGCGTTTTTTACTGTTGCTGTTCATTACAAATGTTTTGGATTATTAGGATAGAAATTAGAAATTAGACTTATAGTGTTTTCATGTCGCTAGTAAGGTTTTGGTGTGTGATATTTTCTAGTAGTTCTCACTTCTTTAAATCATAAATAATACGGAGAAATACTCGGCTTTTTCATTTCTATATGAAAGGGATTACAGAAGTAGGGCTAGATTTACTTAGACTTAGAAATAGATCAATCATCTTTTATATAAACTTTCAATCCTTTCCGTCAGTTAGCCTAGAGTAAATACCCGGGTCAAAGACTAAAGGGCATGAAGAATAAAAAGATGGTAACCCAGGGAGGAATTATTTTGGATTCAATTAATTTAGAGCGTTCAACTACCAAGAAAGTAACGTTAAGGCTCATTCCATTTCTATTTTTATGTTTTACTATATCTATACTTGATCGAGTAAATATTGGATTTGCCGCACTACAAATGAATGAAGATTTAGGTTTTTCTAATGCTGTTTTCGGATTGGGAGCAGGGATTTTCTTCCTTGGTTATTTCCTTTTAGAGGTACCTGGCAGTGCCATGATGACAAAAGTCGGGGCTAGAAAATGGATTAGTAGAATCATGGTTACATGGGCTGTGATTGCTATTTTAATGGCGTTCGTACAAACACCATGGCAGTTTTATACAGCACGATTTCTTTTAGGGGTTGCTGAAGCTAGCTTTTACCCTTGTATGGTTTTTTATCTAAGTGGTTTTTATCAAACGAAACATCATGCAAAAGCGATTGCAGGATTTATGATTGCTATTCCTGGTGCTAATGCTATAGGGTCACCACTTTCTACTTATTTATTAGGTATTGACTGGTTAAACATGGCTGGATGGCAGTGGTTGTTCATTTTGGAAGCGATTCCAGCTTTAATCTTAGGTATTATATGTTTCTTCTACCTTGACGATAAGCTCGAGGATGTAAAATGGTTGACTAACGAGGAGAAGAAATGGCTAATCGACGTTACCACAAAAGAGAAGTTAGAAAAACAAGAAGCTAAACACTATACATTTGGTCAAGCCCTAAAAGACCGTGACGTATTAACCTTGTCTTTAGGCTATTTCTTTTGGATGGTTGGCTATTATGGCATCGTAATGTTTTTACCGACAATCTCAGAAGGTTTGTCTGAAACCACGTCTCTTAGCACGCATGCTATGGGCTGGATTTTAGGGTTAATGTATGTGTGTGCAATGGTCACCATGATTTTGGTTAGTAACCACTCTGACAAGAAAAATGAGCGACGTTTTCACGTAGTTGCTTGTTTAGTGACAAGTGGGGTTGCACTAATTATTAGTAGCTATATTGCAAGTACAAACATTGTTTTATCATTTGTATTCTTAACGATTAGTCTTTGTGGGGCATTTGGTGCATACTCTCCATTTTGGGCAATTCCACCATCTTTCCTAACGGAAGCTGCTGCTGCAGGTGCGATTGCCCTTATTAACAGTATTGGTAACTTAGGTGGGTTCTTCGGCCCTTACATTGTGGGATATATTAAAGATCTAACAGGCTCTTTTAATGCGAGTATGACCTTTTTAGGCATTAGCATGTTTCTAGGTTCGTTCATAGTAGCCTTCTTACTAAAACAGTCAGGGAAAGCTATCAAAAAAGGGACAGTAGATAAACTAGAAAAAACCAGTTAATACCTAGTTGCAGAAAAGTTTTTACGAATGGATGGGGCCGACAATTAGTCGACAGCATCTGTCGGTCATCTTTCTTAAATGGATCAAAATAGCAGAGGTGTTTAGTAATGATGAAGCTCGGAGTCTTAACAAGTGGTGGAGATGCCCCAGGAATGAATGCTGCTATTCGAGCAGTGGTGAAAACAGCTAATTATTATCACATAGAAGTAATGGGAATTGAGGGTGGTTACCAGGGTTTAATAGAAGGTAGATTTCATAGATTAACCTCTACCGATGTAGATTATATTGCGGATAAAGGAGGAACATTTTTAAAAACCTCCCGATGTCCAGAATTTATGAAGGAGTCAGGCAGAATCAAGGCATTGAATGTATTAAAGGGTCATGGAATAAATGATTTAGTAGTAATTGGTGGTGAAGGCTCTTTTAAAGGAGCACAAAAATTACACGAATTAGGGTTAAACGTCATTGGTATACCCGCAACGATTGATAATGATTTATCTTACACTGATTATTCAATTGGATTTGATACTACATTAAATACGATATTAGAATGCCTCGGTAAAATTAAGGATACCGATTTATCCCATGACAAGACTACCATTGTGGAAGTAATGGGGAGATATTGTGGAGATTTAGCTCTGTATTCTGCTTTAGCAGGTGCAGGAGAAATTATCTCAACGCCAGAAAGAAAATTGGATTTTGAAGAGATATGTTCCAAACTAAACGAGAAAATTAAAGGTGGAAAAAAAGATAACCTAATCCTGATTACGGAAAAAATGTACGACATTCAAGAACTACAAAAATATGTTGAGGATAGATTGGATATTAGTGTAAGGGCAAGTATATTAGGTTTTATTCAAAGAGGTGGGCACCCATCCGCATTTGACCGTATATTAGCAAGCAAAATCGGAATGAAAGCAGTGGAATTATTACTAAAAGGATATTCAGGTAGGGCTGTCGGAATCAAGGAAAATGACTTAATTAATGTAGATATTGAAAAAGTTCATTCAAGAATCTCCGGTAATAATGATAAATACAGTTTACTCGATACGATTCTAGCCTAAAGGTATCTTTTCTATAATTTAGTAATTTCTCGTAATGGAAATAAAACTAATGCATCTCTCAATAAATTTCATTCTAACACAAACGAATTTTTTTAATAAAAAGGAGGAGTAGAGCATGACTAAGCAGGCTAATGTGAAACAAGGAACTATCGTTTGCCAAGTATGCGGAAAGATTATTGAAAATGTAGAAAACTCTGAAGGCGTTAAAACATGGTATGGAAAGTGTTCCGAGGATTGTTCTAGGAAATAATATATCAAGAAAGATAGATACAAAAATTGTTAGAGCTTTAATTAAGAATATAGATAAACGAGGAGACTAACCTTATGAAAGTAATAATTGCTTCAGATCATGGTGGAATAAACATTCGTAAAGAGATTATAAATCTACTAGAAGAAATGTCCATAATATATGAAGATCTGGGCTGTGAATGCAGTAGTTCAGTCGATTATCC
This sequence is a window from Priestia aryabhattai. Protein-coding genes within it:
- a CDS encoding MFS transporter yields the protein MDSINLERSTTKKVTLRLIPFLFLCFTISILDRVNIGFAALQMNEDLGFSNAVFGLGAGIFFLGYFLLEVPGSAMMTKVGARKWISRIMVTWAVIAILMAFVQTPWQFYTARFLLGVAEASFYPCMVFYLSGFYQTKHHAKAIAGFMIAIPGANAIGSPLSTYLLGIDWLNMAGWQWLFILEAIPALILGIICFFYLDDKLEDVKWLTNEEKKWLIDVTTKEKLEKQEAKHYTFGQALKDRDVLTLSLGYFFWMVGYYGIVMFLPTISEGLSETTSLSTHAMGWILGLMYVCAMVTMILVSNHSDKKNERRFHVVACLVTSGVALIISSYIASTNIVLSFVFLTISLCGAFGAYSPFWAIPPSFLTEAAAAGAIALINSIGNLGGFFGPYIVGYIKDLTGSFNASMTFLGISMFLGSFIVAFLLKQSGKAIKKGTVDKLEKTS
- a CDS encoding transketolase family protein; amino-acid sequence: MSIMEKDLTVKKATREAFGDEIVKLGKENKNIYVIDVDIAKSCKTVNFIKQLPDQHINVGIAEQNAAGLAAGLATTGKIPFVSTYAVFGSLRMLEQIRQEVCYPNLNVKIACSHGGLTPANDGGSHQAIEDMGVLRSVPNMTVIMGADYYSTRKLVEQAAKVYGPVYLRFTRDTVPIIYDENEEFTIGKAKQIKDGSDIAIIANGDTVRLALEATRELEKQGISVKLLDMHTIKPLDREAVVDCLNIGKIITVEDHNILNGLGSAVCEVVAEEGKGTVRRIGVQDQFGQSAPYEKLLELNGITTENIIKTAKEII
- a CDS encoding SDR family NAD(P)-dependent oxidoreductase: MFDLKEKVAIITGSGSKKGIGRTIALTLAEQGAAVVIADINFDGVQDTVNEIREAGGKALGVELNVTSKDSCDAMVKRTLEEFGRIDILVNNAGISQKVTVQDMTLEDITKVFNVNMFGLFLCTQAVLETMKDQKYGRIISLSSVSAKRGGGVFGGPHYSASKAAVLGFSKNLAREVALDGITVNCVAPGLVNTEIWKSLPEEDAKAVIDSIPMGRPGEVKEIAATIAFLASEEASYITGEEIDINGGSHMD
- a CDS encoding PEP/pyruvate-binding domain-containing protein — translated: MYSLSFQMVDEANEKVGAKALNLIKMKRKNLPIPDGFVIQTEALKRYIEWNEINRQTDNIHERILHGEIPIEIETDLIEAFQNLKSSYTSVAVRSSSGAEDLEGASFAGQYETYLNVKSTEDFLSKVRACWASFFTERVEQYTQSMYADFDEISMAVVVQGLIQSEVSGVIFSQNPVNHNTKEIMINASYGLGEAIVSGLVTPDVYLVNKQTFEVEKEKGLKEVKIIPLVEGVEEIETTEAEQQRFCLTNEKIIELAEITKEVEALYQHPVDIEFGIQNNQVYLLQARAITTLAEDNKLTPFQKDIFLSFDDMEEFWILNDTSFSHAVSPLYASFIIPAFSEGTASSFKKLKFIFDRINLKVYKGHIYTRTEPFKGDSNKRIQEHKELMEIIYPVLTKRMNHIINEQFLPYYNKLDSFTKENLNLRRGKEILQNLTDFYKIAYDLHFDIVMPQMSLNTIVEEYYKNLTNRESGHDVYELLTGKMNKSLETDQQLSRLALTVKRDSELTEIFQEECTENLLKKLGENKAGKSFVTELDTFLKQFGYRSVISHDFVGEIWLENPLHALSIIQGYVKDSYNFDENFEQTVKKREQNYKEFLAQIEDSKHKEEFKKYYEWALDASVIRDDHHFYIDAMLDAKARLFLLKLGHLLVNHQVFLVKEDIFFLYLDELESLLENPVDMTKLIEKRKEEQVEHEQTSNLPRYFGTPEPTQLKEAEKYMGAIEENDANSENSIKGLASSSGTYTGKVKVISTTKEFYKLEKGDVLVCKTTTPLWTTLFQTAGAVITDAGGILSHSAIIAREYEIPAVVGTKISTNKLKDGDMVTVDGTNGIVTLLTE
- a CDS encoding TetR/AcrR family transcriptional regulator is translated as MKKDETKNKITKATIELLKEKGYKGTTTREIAEQAGVNELTVFRHFGNKEGIIQAIVQTTSFSLEIFDKSIEWKLEKDLMNFGYLLLKDFDNNRDMISITLKDPLIFSRAHEEIIKKINDTKKILKEYFEEMQRKGYIKELDSCTQAEIFLSTYWGYFMYKLNFGDKALHADYQDMIKNSVKTFIKGISLH
- a CDS encoding MFS transporter, translated to MGKHKELILIISLLIGTFLVPINSTMIAVALSTISAHFNEPLANISWVVTIYLIVMAVTQPIAGKLGDLYGNKNIYLWGVVFFLIASLGCIFSTNLISLIIFRSLQAVGGALLTPNTIAIIRYVVPKERLPKILGIFGMGMGLGAAIGPLLGSILLENFSLEAIFWVNVPFLFLALVSGIVMIPKFNFKRQASTLDIQGSIYLAISISFLILLTHGMEFTKALIMGIIFILSSILFIKRENTAENPIIDFSLFKNSTFTSANLSIMLSNFVMYVILLIMPLLMKSQFHLSTAHTGIVLSIFSISMSLSGWIGGLLNNKFSSKKVIGFSFGMIIFSNILFLSLENVGSILFLIVALIVGGFSTGVGLTSMQVASLDSVSKEQSGTASGIYSTFRYFGSIISSTLIALITNYNYIFIILGVSGIVGLLVARNIKSSSKDVISSNHSSAKA
- a CDS encoding transketolase, encoding MKDISIQELKEKAIQLRKTALTMIYGAQSGHPGGSLSAADIMAALYFKEMNVDPHNPNWEDRDRFVLSKGHVCPIQYSALALRGFVPYETIYTLREYGSPFQGHPDMKKCKGIDISTGSLGQGLSCGVGMAIAGKRDFKDYRVFALVGDGECQEGQIWEAAQTAVKYQLDNLVVFVDNNRLQIDGFCDEIMPLQDLEKKFDVFGFETKRINGHSMEEIVETLDEVRVAKNGKPKCIICDTVKGKGVSFMEDVADWHGVAPNEEQYHQAMEEVAGGLK
- a CDS encoding GapA-binding peptide SR1P, translating into MTKQANVKQGTIVCQVCGKIIENVENSEGVKTWYGKCSEDCSRK
- the pfkA gene encoding 6-phosphofructokinase; translation: MMKLGVLTSGGDAPGMNAAIRAVVKTANYYHIEVMGIEGGYQGLIEGRFHRLTSTDVDYIADKGGTFLKTSRCPEFMKESGRIKALNVLKGHGINDLVVIGGEGSFKGAQKLHELGLNVIGIPATIDNDLSYTDYSIGFDTTLNTILECLGKIKDTDLSHDKTTIVEVMGRYCGDLALYSALAGAGEIISTPERKLDFEEICSKLNEKIKGGKKDNLILITEKMYDIQELQKYVEDRLDISVRASILGFIQRGGHPSAFDRILASKIGMKAVELLLKGYSGRAVGIKENDLINVDIEKVHSRISGNNDKYSLLDTILA
- a CDS encoding FadR/GntR family transcriptional regulator produces the protein MISISFNPVSNNKLYIQIYNQILSEIQSGAFQVGDKLPAERELCEQFGVSRVPIRQALSALELNGFIYSRQGEGVYVKEFQSETQNSQSTFLMESASPEDIVEARMNIEPLIVRFAALRATEEDLRELRATINKMEEETNAGVYVPETDEALHNGIAKASHNDLFISIMAAISNAMKQQKMWKFIRDRTVTRPDYREVNFNEHKLLINAIEQHNEEEAVRIMNFHMQNLYDRYWKA